A single Corynebacterium stationis DNA region contains:
- the dnaA gene encoding chromosomal replication initiator protein DnaA translates to MSDQQSSLNSTWRAIVEDLIRRSEQPNSEVPTFTAQQRIYLQLLKPIMINDGYALLATPDQNGRDIVEAELSTHIAAGLSRQMGRPCSIAVTVAPPQEVAQSQTQPAPQMGQFDVEEQRPRLNQVDVTNQNFQEVQPSAYEPAPDQNLNQNYSQQEHNFRSPDSAAWPTSTNLGQQPPQTQQTQQTHHDQREQNPRFNDLASNRHDMTEDPSSGSFGSQQSWQTSHSAANLDDLADIYQSQQSHQTSFQAPSSARIPRERPAHDPNREQSLNPKHTFDNFVIGSSNRFANGAAVAVAENPARAYNPLFIWGGSGLGKTHLLHAAGNYAQLLHKGLRVKYVSSEEFTNDYINSLRDDRQESFKRRYRNLDILMVDDIQFLEGKESTQEEFFHTFNALHQANKQIILSSDRPPKQLTTLEDRLRTRFEGGLITDIQPPDLETRIAILMKKASADGTTVDRAVLELIASRFETSIRELEGALIRVSAYSSLVNEPINIQMAEVALRDLAPDSAAEQITPNTIIEVTAEYFDIDVSTLTGSGKKRDIAHARQLAMYLCRELTDLSLPKLGEQFGGKDHTTVMYAERKIRKEMTEKRETYDEIQVLTQRIKGRARS, encoded by the coding sequence GTGTCTGACCAACAATCGTCCCTGAATTCCACGTGGCGTGCCATCGTCGAAGATCTGATTCGGCGCTCGGAACAACCCAACTCGGAAGTTCCGACTTTTACTGCGCAGCAGCGAATTTACCTGCAGCTTTTAAAGCCCATCATGATCAATGATGGCTATGCACTATTGGCGACCCCGGATCAAAATGGCCGAGACATCGTCGAAGCAGAGCTTTCTACCCATATCGCCGCCGGACTATCCCGCCAGATGGGACGCCCTTGTTCTATTGCGGTTACTGTGGCACCCCCACAAGAAGTTGCGCAGTCTCAGACACAGCCTGCGCCACAAATGGGACAGTTTGATGTAGAAGAACAACGCCCGCGTTTAAACCAGGTCGATGTCACCAACCAGAACTTTCAGGAAGTTCAGCCTTCTGCATACGAGCCAGCCCCCGATCAAAACCTCAACCAGAATTACAGTCAGCAAGAGCACAACTTCCGCTCTCCAGATTCTGCGGCGTGGCCCACCTCAACTAATTTGGGGCAACAACCACCGCAAACGCAGCAGACTCAGCAAACCCATCACGATCAGCGGGAGCAGAATCCCCGCTTTAATGACCTTGCGAGCAACCGTCATGACATGACTGAGGATCCATCGTCTGGCTCTTTTGGATCGCAACAGTCTTGGCAGACTAGTCATTCCGCAGCAAACCTGGATGATCTAGCTGATATTTATCAAAGTCAGCAGTCGCACCAGACTTCTTTCCAGGCGCCATCCTCAGCGCGTATTCCCCGTGAGCGCCCGGCACATGATCCCAATCGCGAACAATCGTTGAATCCGAAGCACACCTTCGATAACTTCGTTATTGGATCCTCGAATCGTTTTGCTAACGGTGCCGCGGTAGCCGTAGCAGAAAACCCAGCCCGTGCTTATAACCCTCTGTTTATTTGGGGCGGCTCCGGCCTGGGCAAAACCCACTTGTTGCATGCAGCGGGTAATTACGCGCAGCTGTTGCACAAGGGTCTGCGCGTGAAATATGTATCTTCGGAAGAATTTACTAATGACTACATCAACTCTTTGCGTGATGATAGGCAGGAATCTTTCAAGCGCCGTTACCGCAACCTCGATATTTTGATGGTTGATGATATTCAGTTCTTAGAAGGTAAAGAATCAACCCAGGAAGAGTTCTTCCATACCTTCAATGCTCTGCACCAAGCCAATAAGCAGATTATTTTGTCCTCGGACCGCCCGCCGAAGCAGTTGACCACTCTGGAAGACCGGTTGCGAACCCGCTTTGAAGGCGGACTGATTACAGATATTCAGCCGCCAGATCTGGAAACTCGTATTGCCATTTTGATGAAGAAGGCGTCTGCCGATGGCACCACCGTTGATCGAGCGGTCTTGGAACTCATCGCCTCGCGCTTTGAAACTTCTATTCGTGAGCTTGAAGGCGCGCTGATCCGTGTCTCCGCTTATTCCTCTTTGGTCAATGAACCGATCAACATTCAAATGGCAGAAGTTGCGCTGCGCGACCTGGCACCAGATTCTGCGGCTGAACAAATCACGCCAAATACGATTATTGAAGTCACCGCAGAGTACTTCGATATCGATGTCTCAACTTTGACCGGATCTGGTAAAAAGCGCGATATTGCTCATGCCCGACAGCTGGCGATGTATCTCTGCCGTGAACTGACAGATCTTTCGCTACCGAAACTTGGTGAGCAATTCGGCGGCAAAGACCACACCACTGTTATGTACGCCGAGCGCAAGATCCGAAAAGAAATGACAGAAAAGCGTGAGACCTACGACGAGATCCAGGTCCTTACTCAACGCATTAAGGGACGCGCCCGAAGCTAA
- the dnaN gene encoding DNA polymerase III subunit beta produces the protein METLTTNAVSFRVAKDDLSHAVGWVARNLPTKAAQPVLRAMIFTADDNGLEIAGFDYEVSTRVRIAAEIEEPGRVAVAGKLMSDIVAAMPNKPVDIRQEDTKVLIQCGSSRFELPTISLEDYPQLPVLPEVTGKVQPQLFSEAVSQVAAAAGKDDTLPMLTGISMAIEGKEVTLTATDRFRLAVRTLEWEPTAEEVKTQLLVPAKTLQETARSLDSHITDPIEIAVGTGDSIAADGLFGLHADNRETTTRMLDADFPTVSHLLPKSHTAMASVEIGPLQEAIRRVSLLTDRNAQIRMLFSEGEVQLAAGATDTGNAEETIPCAFTGRDELLIAFNPGFLKDGLAVIPTDRVVFGFTEPSRPAIMIPEPEELPEADEDGNFPTPDTFFTYLLMPVRLPG, from the coding sequence ATGGAAACCCTAACGACCAACGCCGTGTCTTTTCGTGTGGCTAAAGATGACCTCAGCCATGCAGTTGGATGGGTTGCCCGAAACCTACCGACGAAGGCCGCGCAGCCAGTACTGCGAGCAATGATTTTCACCGCAGATGACAATGGCTTAGAGATCGCCGGATTCGACTACGAAGTTTCGACTCGTGTTCGAATCGCCGCTGAGATCGAAGAACCAGGACGTGTTGCTGTAGCAGGCAAACTTATGTCTGACATCGTTGCGGCTATGCCGAATAAGCCGGTTGATATCCGTCAAGAAGACACCAAGGTTTTGATCCAGTGTGGTTCTTCGCGTTTTGAGCTGCCGACTATTTCTTTGGAAGATTACCCACAGTTGCCGGTCTTGCCTGAGGTTACAGGTAAAGTTCAACCACAGCTTTTCTCAGAAGCTGTCTCCCAGGTTGCGGCTGCCGCTGGTAAAGATGACACGCTGCCGATGCTTACGGGTATCAGCATGGCTATCGAAGGCAAAGAAGTAACTTTGACGGCAACGGACCGTTTCCGTCTGGCAGTGCGTACTTTGGAATGGGAACCAACTGCTGAAGAAGTAAAAACTCAGTTGTTGGTACCAGCGAAAACGCTGCAGGAAACTGCGCGTTCTTTGGATTCGCACATCACTGATCCCATTGAAATCGCTGTTGGTACTGGTGACAGCATTGCAGCTGATGGTCTATTCGGTTTGCACGCAGATAACCGCGAGACCACAACGCGTATGCTCGATGCCGATTTCCCAACCGTTTCTCACCTTCTGCCTAAGTCGCACACCGCGATGGCATCGGTTGAGATCGGACCACTGCAAGAGGCTATTCGCCGTGTCTCCTTGCTAACTGATCGTAACGCCCAGATCCGCATGCTCTTTAGCGAAGGCGAAGTACAGCTAGCTGCAGGTGCCACCGATACCGGTAATGCCGAGGAAACCATTCCTTGTGCTTTTACTGGTCGCGATGAATTACTCATTGCTTTCAACCCGGGCTTCCTCAAAGACGGCCTCGCTGTAATTCCAACGGATCGCGTCGTTTTCGGATTTACTGAGCCATCACGTCCAGCAATTATGATCCCTGAGCCAGAAGAACTGCCAGAAGCAGATGAAGATGGTAATTTCCCAACTCCGGATACCTTCTTCACTTACCTTTTGATGCCAGTACGTTTACCTGGTTAA
- the recF gene encoding DNA replication/repair protein RecF (All proteins in this family for which functions are known are DNA-binding proteins that assist the filamentation of RecA onto DNA for the initiation of recombination or recombinational repair.): protein MYIRELDLRDFRSWSELNLDLNPGIVLFVGRNGFGKTNIVEALGYVAHLSSHRVSQDAPLVRQGTSSARVSATAVNQGRELTAHLLIKPHAANQAQINRTRCKTPRELLGVVKTVLFSPEDLALVRGEPAERRRYLDDIVATRTPRLAGVKADYDKVLRQRNALLKSASSAMRRGYGDTEGASALSTLDVWDTQLASLGAQVIAARLELIDQLTELIPAAYEGLAPESRPAHIAYKSTVDFTDREVLEAVMLAELGAKRHREIERGISLVGPHRDDVELHLGTAPAKGFASHGETWSYAISLRFAEFQLLRSEDSDPVLILDDVFAELDAKRREKLVKLAADVEQVFITAAVDEDLPENLIPMQRFEIGVEDTDSGRISILRTPDKSPTEEDTVAPRIEEKEHGESDKAGDEDV from the coding sequence ATGTATATTCGTGAGCTTGACCTGCGTGATTTTAGATCGTGGTCGGAGTTAAACCTCGATCTGAATCCCGGCATAGTGTTATTTGTTGGCCGTAACGGTTTTGGAAAAACCAATATCGTTGAGGCCTTAGGCTATGTTGCGCACTTAAGCTCGCACCGCGTTAGCCAAGACGCACCGCTGGTAAGACAAGGCACTTCTAGTGCTCGCGTATCAGCTACCGCGGTCAACCAAGGCCGCGAGCTCACAGCGCATTTATTGATCAAACCGCATGCCGCTAACCAGGCGCAGATCAATCGCACCCGGTGCAAAACTCCGCGCGAATTATTAGGTGTTGTAAAAACTGTTCTTTTCTCGCCGGAAGATTTAGCGCTGGTGCGCGGGGAACCAGCAGAACGTCGCCGCTATCTCGATGACATTGTTGCTACGCGTACTCCGCGTTTAGCTGGGGTGAAGGCTGATTATGACAAGGTTTTGCGCCAGCGCAATGCATTGTTGAAATCAGCATCGTCAGCCATGCGTCGGGGGTATGGAGACACCGAAGGTGCTTCGGCCTTATCGACTCTCGATGTGTGGGATACCCAGCTAGCAAGCCTGGGCGCGCAGGTCATTGCAGCCCGCCTAGAGCTCATTGACCAGCTAACTGAGCTGATCCCTGCAGCATATGAGGGGTTAGCGCCAGAATCGCGGCCAGCGCACATTGCGTATAAATCCACCGTCGATTTCACTGATCGAGAAGTCTTAGAAGCAGTCATGCTCGCAGAGCTGGGAGCTAAACGTCACCGCGAGATCGAGCGCGGTATCTCTTTGGTCGGCCCGCATCGCGATGATGTGGAATTACACCTAGGCACGGCGCCGGCGAAAGGTTTTGCGAGCCACGGTGAGACCTGGTCCTATGCCATTTCTTTGCGCTTTGCAGAGTTTCAACTGCTGCGTTCCGAAGATTCTGATCCAGTTTTGATCTTGGATGATGTTTTTGCGGAGCTCGATGCCAAGCGCCGTGAAAAATTAGTCAAGCTTGCTGCCGATGTCGAGCAAGTCTTTATTACCGCTGCAGTAGATGAGGATCTACCGGAGAACTTAATCCCGATGCAGCGCTTCGAGATCGGTGTAGAAGATACAGATAGCGGCCGCATCTCGATTTTGCGTACTCCCGACAAAAGCCCTACTGAGGAAGATACTGTTGCGCCTAGAATAGAAGAAAAGGAGCACGGCGAATCGGATAAGGCTGGTGACGAAGATGTCTAA
- a CDS encoding DciA family protein, producing MSNTDPVQQAFEHIRKRSPNPPKLHHVSKSKVAKMPVDKPQEIPVPQVPGFDIAELSKTPRPRYRGKGRETGADGRRRRRSVDIPKLGSHIAREVTSRGWEHDLAHGWITGHWHKLVGEKIAQHTHPDRIENGIIYVACDNSNWGTQLRYLQRQILQRISEQVGPDVIYQLRISGPKQHKNYEGPMWVKPQGSKDTYG from the coding sequence ATGTCTAATACAGACCCCGTTCAACAAGCCTTTGAGCATATTCGCAAGCGTTCGCCGAATCCGCCGAAGCTGCATCACGTATCTAAGTCCAAAGTCGCAAAAATGCCGGTGGACAAACCTCAGGAAATCCCTGTCCCCCAGGTGCCAGGTTTTGATATAGCGGAATTATCAAAGACTCCGCGCCCCCGTTATCGCGGCAAAGGTCGGGAAACCGGAGCAGATGGACGTCGGCGCCGGCGTAGTGTTGATATTCCAAAGCTTGGTTCGCATATTGCCCGTGAAGTGACTTCGCGTGGCTGGGAACATGATTTGGCTCATGGGTGGATTACTGGCCATTGGCACAAGCTGGTTGGTGAGAAAATCGCGCAACATACGCATCCTGATCGGATTGAAAATGGCATTATCTATGTTGCCTGCGATAACTCCAATTGGGGTACGCAACTGCGTTATTTACAACGGCAGATCTTGCAGCGGATTTCTGAGCAAGTGGGCCCCGATGTCATTTATCAACTGAGAATTTCCGGCCCCAAACAACATAAGAACTATGAAGGGCCAATGTGGGTAAAACCGCAGGGCTCGAAGGATACATACGGTTAA
- the gyrB gene encoding DNA topoisomerase (ATP-hydrolyzing) subunit B — protein sequence MATQPEYNAGSITILEGLEAVRKRPGMYIGSTGPRGLHHLIWEVVDNSVDEAMAGHASKVIVRLMADGGVEVTDDGRGIPVGMHASGAPTVQVVMTQLHAGGKFDSDSYAISGGLHGVGISVVNALSTRVEAEIKTDGKHWYQEFNNAVPEELKEGGNARGTGTKIRFWADPEIFETTEYDYDTIARRLQEMAFLNKGLTIQLIDERVTKEQLDLEAIADAESGEKQLDSTSFDDEDVDDFEEEGADTPAPAKTEDSSKKLQKKVTYHYPDGLVDYVKYLNKTKSAIHPTVVAFDVKGNDHEVEVAMQWNQGYKESTHTFANTINTYEGGTHEEGFRSALTSLMNRYAKEHKLMREKDGSLTGDDCREGLAAVVSLKVTDPQFEGQTKTKLGNSEIKGFVQRAVNEHLNDWFDANPAEAKAIVNKAVASSQARVAARKARELVRRKSATDLGGLPGKLADCRTKDPKISELYIVEGDSAGGSAKGGRDSMFQAILPLRGKILNVEKARMDKVLKNAEVQAIITALGTGIHEEFDISKLRYNKIVLMADADVDGQHIATLLLTLLFRFMPQLVEEGHVYLANPPLYKLKWGKGKPGYAYSDAERDKLLEEGLNAGRKINKDDGIQRYKGLGEMNASELWETTLDPTNRILRRVDLEDAQRADELFSILMGDDVAARRSFITRRAKDVRFLDI from the coding sequence GTGGCTACCCAACCGGAATATAACGCTGGGTCTATTACGATCCTGGAGGGCTTAGAGGCCGTCCGTAAGCGTCCAGGTATGTATATCGGCTCCACCGGTCCTCGTGGTTTGCACCACCTGATCTGGGAGGTCGTTGACAACTCGGTCGATGAGGCCATGGCGGGCCATGCCTCCAAAGTCATTGTTCGCCTCATGGCAGACGGCGGAGTGGAAGTTACAGATGATGGCCGTGGTATCCCCGTCGGCATGCACGCCTCAGGTGCGCCGACGGTCCAGGTTGTAATGACGCAGCTACACGCTGGCGGTAAGTTCGACTCGGACTCTTATGCTATCTCTGGTGGTCTGCACGGTGTTGGTATTTCTGTGGTGAACGCGCTGTCTACGCGCGTGGAAGCAGAAATCAAGACTGATGGTAAGCACTGGTACCAGGAGTTCAACAACGCTGTTCCGGAAGAACTCAAAGAAGGCGGCAATGCCCGCGGTACTGGTACCAAGATTCGGTTCTGGGCAGATCCAGAGATCTTTGAAACCACCGAGTATGACTATGACACCATCGCGCGTCGTCTGCAGGAGATGGCCTTCCTTAATAAGGGTCTGACCATCCAGCTTATTGATGAGCGGGTGACCAAAGAACAGCTAGATCTTGAAGCTATCGCGGATGCAGAATCCGGCGAAAAGCAGCTCGACAGCACTTCTTTTGATGATGAAGACGTTGATGACTTTGAAGAAGAAGGCGCGGATACCCCTGCGCCAGCAAAGACTGAAGATTCATCAAAGAAGCTGCAAAAGAAGGTCACTTACCACTATCCAGATGGCCTGGTTGATTACGTTAAGTACCTCAACAAGACCAAGTCCGCGATCCACCCAACCGTGGTTGCCTTCGATGTTAAGGGCAATGACCATGAGGTAGAGGTCGCCATGCAGTGGAACCAGGGCTACAAGGAATCTACTCACACCTTCGCGAATACCATCAACACTTATGAAGGTGGTACGCACGAAGAAGGTTTCCGTTCCGCGCTGACGTCTTTGATGAACCGTTACGCCAAAGAGCACAAGCTCATGCGCGAAAAAGATGGCAGCTTGACTGGTGATGACTGCCGTGAGGGTCTTGCAGCAGTTGTTTCGCTAAAGGTTACTGATCCGCAGTTCGAAGGCCAGACCAAGACCAAGCTGGGCAACTCGGAGATCAAGGGCTTTGTGCAGCGCGCGGTCAATGAGCACCTTAATGACTGGTTTGATGCGAACCCGGCGGAAGCCAAGGCCATCGTCAACAAGGCGGTAGCGTCCTCGCAGGCGCGTGTGGCAGCGCGTAAGGCGCGTGAATTGGTACGCCGCAAGTCCGCGACGGACTTGGGTGGTCTGCCAGGTAAGCTCGCCGATTGCCGTACTAAGGATCCAAAGATCTCTGAGCTGTACATCGTGGAGGGTGACTCCGCGGGTGGTTCGGCAAAGGGTGGCCGTGACTCAATGTTCCAGGCTATTTTGCCGCTGCGCGGCAAGATCTTGAACGTGGAGAAGGCTCGTATGGATAAGGTGTTGAAAAACGCCGAGGTCCAGGCCATTATCACCGCGCTGGGCACTGGCATCCATGAAGAGTTTGATATCTCCAAGCTGCGCTACAACAAAATCGTGCTGATGGCTGATGCCGATGTCGATGGCCAGCACATCGCTACCTTGTTGCTGACCTTGCTCTTCCGCTTCATGCCGCAGCTGGTCGAAGAGGGCCACGTGTACCTTGCTAACCCACCGCTGTACAAGCTCAAGTGGGGCAAGGGTAAGCCAGGCTACGCCTACTCGGACGCAGAGCGTGACAAGTTGCTGGAAGAAGGCCTGAACGCTGGCCGCAAGATCAACAAGGATGACGGTATCCAGCGCTACAAGGGTCTGGGTGAGATGAACGCATCCGAGCTGTGGGAGACCACGCTGGATCCGACAAACCGCATTTTGCGCCGCGTGGATCTGGAGGATGCACAGCGCGCCGACGAGCTCTTCTCCATCTTGATGGGTGATGATGTCGCGGCACGTCGTTCCTTTATTACCCGTCGTGCGAAGGATGTCCGTTTCTTGGATATCTAA
- a CDS encoding DUF6918 family protein — MSNLSQLLEPETRSLVLKDLSQFVDKTVAEQSGISGMAIKGAVSAATKVSPDFISRGLNKILPDMLGDLEPYWSDFESSDSQDFGAFLDKDSAAVADALMSTADQHAERITIAPVARAYKSLRNKGASIVEGKVADLGSILHKHMN, encoded by the coding sequence ATGTCGAATCTCTCCCAGCTACTGGAACCAGAAACTCGCTCTTTAGTTCTCAAAGATTTATCCCAGTTCGTAGACAAAACCGTTGCAGAGCAATCCGGTATCTCCGGCATGGCTATTAAAGGCGCGGTATCTGCTGCCACCAAGGTCAGCCCTGATTTTATCTCCCGGGGCCTCAACAAAATCTTGCCCGATATGCTGGGTGATTTGGAACCATACTGGTCAGACTTCGAGTCCTCCGATTCCCAGGACTTCGGCGCGTTCTTAGACAAAGATTCCGCGGCTGTTGCCGATGCTCTCATGTCCACCGCCGATCAGCACGCTGAGCGCATCACCATTGCACCGGTTGCTAGAGCATATAAATCCCTGCGCAATAAAGGCGCTTCCATCGTTGAAGGAAAAGTCGCCGATCTAGGCAGCATCCTGCATAAACACATGAATTAA
- a CDS encoding cell filamentation protein Fic: MRIVNYSALVAASAAAHARIDGIAIHDNIYQAAASLNDVLTKVEALSGNNKEFAAICAKIYLDSQEMA, from the coding sequence GTGCGGATTGTTAATTATTCAGCGTTGGTAGCAGCCTCCGCTGCAGCGCATGCGCGTATCGATGGCATCGCCATCCACGACAATATCTACCAAGCAGCCGCCAGCTTGAATGATGTATTGACCAAAGTGGAAGCATTAAGCGGGAACAATAAGGAATTCGCCGCGATCTGCGCCAAAATCTACTTAGATTCCCAAGAGATGGCTTAA
- a CDS encoding CopG family transcriptional regulator yields MAMTLRLTPEQDHALTLLASAHGTSKHEAVVRAIALAATRTVQDATVDELAREHIKGHRELEADIRRSRGQALR; encoded by the coding sequence ATGGCGATGACCCTACGTTTAACTCCCGAACAAGATCACGCATTAACCCTGCTCGCATCCGCGCACGGCACGTCCAAACATGAGGCCGTTGTCCGCGCTATTGCCCTGGCCGCTACGCGAACTGTCCAAGATGCCACCGTGGATGAATTAGCGCGTGAGCACATCAAAGGACACCGTGAATTAGAAGCCGATATCCGCCGTTCTCGTGGGCAGGCTTTGCGATGA
- the gyrA gene encoding DNA gyrase subunit A: MSDDNGDLFDKIHPIDINEEMETSYIDYAMSVIVGRALPEVRDGLKPVHRRILYAMYDSGYRPERGYVKSARPVADAMGHFHPHGDSAIYDALVRLAQPWNMRYPMIDGQGNFGSPGNDGPAAMRYTECRMTPLAMEMVRDIRENTVDFSPNYDGKTQEPDILPSRIPNLLMNGSGGIAVGMATNIPPHNLNELADAIFWLLENAEASEEESLEACMKFVKGPDFPTYGLIVGDSGIKDAYTTGRGSIRMRGVTSIEEQGSRQTIVITELPYQVNPDNLVTNIAESVANGKIAGISKIEDESSDRVGMRIVITLKRDAVARVVLNNLYKHSQLQTSFGANMLSIVDGVPRTLRIDQMLRYYVAHQIEVIVRRTQYRLDEAEKRAHVLRGLVKALDMLDEVIALIRRSPTVDEAREGLMSLLDVDTIQADAILAMQLRRLAALERQKIVDELAEIELEIADYKDILAKPERQRAIVHDELQEIVEKYGDERRTQIVAATGDVTDEDLIARENVVVTITATGYAKRTKVDSYKAQKRGGKGVRGAELKQDDIVKNFFICSTHDWILFFTNFGRVYRLKAYELPEASRTARGQHVANLLEFQPEEKIAQVIQIQSYEDAPYLVLATKQGRVKKSRLTDYESARSAGLIAINLNEGDSLIGAQLVSDGDDILLTSEQGQAIRFTADDEQLRPMGRATAGVKGMRFRGDDQLLSLSVVQEGGYLLVATSGGYGKRTAIEEYAPQGRGGLGVMTFKYTPKRGKLIGAITVMEDDEIFAITSAGGVIRTEVNEIRPSSRATMGVRLVNLSDDVELLVIDRNVEDDGEEEALAVAKGEKTVEDARQELDPSKPGDQDNDSDNKE, translated from the coding sequence ATGAGCGATGATAACGGCGATCTTTTTGACAAGATCCACCCCATTGACATCAATGAGGAAATGGAAACCAGCTATATCGACTATGCAATGTCTGTCATTGTTGGTCGTGCGCTACCAGAAGTACGCGACGGTCTAAAGCCAGTACACCGTCGCATTTTGTATGCGATGTACGACTCGGGCTACCGTCCTGAGCGCGGCTATGTGAAGTCTGCGCGTCCAGTTGCAGATGCCATGGGTCATTTCCACCCACACGGTGACTCGGCTATTTATGACGCGCTGGTGCGTCTGGCGCAGCCATGGAATATGCGTTACCCAATGATTGATGGCCAGGGTAACTTCGGCTCCCCAGGTAATGACGGCCCGGCAGCAATGCGTTATACCGAGTGCCGTATGACGCCTTTGGCGATGGAAATGGTCCGCGATATTCGCGAAAACACCGTGGACTTCTCACCAAACTACGATGGTAAGACCCAAGAGCCAGATATTCTGCCATCGCGTATTCCTAACCTGTTGATGAATGGTTCCGGCGGTATTGCCGTTGGTATGGCCACCAACATCCCGCCGCACAACCTCAACGAATTGGCTGATGCCATTTTCTGGTTGCTAGAAAACGCAGAAGCTTCCGAAGAAGAATCTCTGGAAGCGTGCATGAAGTTTGTGAAAGGTCCAGACTTCCCAACTTACGGCTTGATCGTCGGCGATAGCGGCATTAAGGATGCTTACACCACCGGCCGTGGTTCTATCCGCATGCGCGGTGTGACTTCCATTGAAGAGCAGGGCTCACGCCAGACCATCGTTATTACGGAGCTGCCTTACCAGGTCAACCCAGATAACTTGGTCACCAATATCGCGGAGTCCGTGGCCAACGGCAAGATCGCTGGTATTTCCAAGATTGAAGATGAATCTTCTGACCGCGTGGGCATGCGCATTGTTATTACGCTCAAGCGTGATGCCGTAGCGCGCGTGGTGCTCAACAACCTGTACAAGCACTCCCAGCTGCAAACTTCCTTCGGCGCGAATATGCTCTCCATCGTTGATGGCGTGCCACGCACCCTGCGTATCGATCAGATGCTGCGCTACTACGTGGCTCACCAGATCGAGGTCATTGTTCGCCGTACCCAGTACCGCCTGGATGAGGCTGAAAAGCGCGCACACGTCCTGCGTGGTCTGGTTAAGGCACTGGATATGCTCGATGAGGTCATCGCGCTGATCCGCCGCAGCCCAACCGTGGATGAAGCCCGCGAAGGTTTGATGTCCCTGTTGGACGTTGACACCATCCAGGCCGATGCCATCTTGGCCATGCAGCTGCGTCGCTTGGCTGCTCTGGAGCGTCAAAAGATCGTTGATGAGTTGGCAGAGATCGAGCTTGAGATCGCTGACTACAAGGACATTCTGGCCAAGCCTGAGCGTCAGCGTGCGATCGTGCATGATGAACTGCAGGAAATCGTCGAAAAGTATGGCGATGAACGCCGCACCCAGATTGTTGCTGCAACCGGCGACGTAACCGACGAAGACCTAATTGCCCGCGAAAACGTAGTTGTCACCATCACCGCTACCGGCTACGCCAAGCGCACCAAGGTTGATTCCTACAAGGCGCAAAAGCGCGGTGGCAAGGGCGTGCGTGGCGCGGAGTTGAAGCAAGACGATATCGTCAAGAACTTCTTCATCTGCTCCACCCACGATTGGATCTTGTTCTTTACCAACTTCGGTCGCGTCTACCGCCTCAAGGCCTATGAGTTGCCAGAGGCATCGCGCACCGCGCGTGGCCAGCACGTGGCGAACCTGCTGGAATTCCAGCCGGAAGAAAAGATCGCCCAGGTCATTCAGATTCAGTCCTATGAGGATGCGCCTTACCTTGTTCTAGCAACCAAGCAGGGGCGCGTGAAGAAGTCCCGTCTGACTGATTATGAATCCGCACGTTCTGCTGGTCTGATTGCGATCAACCTCAATGAGGGTGACTCTTTGATCGGTGCGCAGCTGGTTTCTGATGGTGACGATATCTTGCTGACCTCTGAGCAAGGCCAAGCCATTCGCTTTACTGCCGATGATGAGCAGCTGCGCCCAATGGGCCGTGCAACTGCCGGCGTTAAGGGCATGCGTTTCCGCGGCGATGACCAGCTGCTGAGCCTGTCTGTCGTCCAGGAAGGCGGCTACCTGTTGGTGGCTACCTCCGGCGGCTACGGTAAGCGCACCGCTATCGAGGAATACGCTCCACAAGGCCGCGGTGGCTTGGGCGTGATGACCTTTAAGTACACGCCAAAGCGCGGCAAGCTGATCGGTGCGATTACCGTGATGGAAGATGATGAAATCTTCGCTATTACCTCTGCTGGCGGCGTTATCCGCACTGAGGTCAATGAGATTCGTCCATCCTCGCGCGCAACCATGGGCGTGCGTTTGGTGAACCTGAGCGATGATGTTGAGTTGCTTGTCATCGACCGCAACGTGGAAGATGATGGGGAAGAAGAAGCACTGGCTGTAGCTAAGGGCGAAAAGACTGTGGAGGATGCTCGACAGGAACTTGACCCTAGTAAGCCAGGTGACCAGGACAACGATTCCGACAACAAGGAGTAA